The following coding sequences lie in one Treponema socranskii subsp. buccale genomic window:
- a CDS encoding lipid II:glycine glycyltransferase FemX, which produces MVAIEQVSPEAFPPQDNLFQTAFWGTFKKFTGQEARFFSATFTDDAFSSAYTFPFMVLFRPRHDGSSYAYAPKAPSLALPAEQRGTLLEELALALRPHVPENCICVRYDLAWRSQYGGEEIVRPETAQLALNWGTKTHKLRKAAGNHLAPDTVIINLSLTPEQILSRMRATTRNCIRRSYRSEIDFAVGGIDMLHDWYALYKETAKRKGFYYESEEYFNVLFSHKRIQENTFHEPPPRKKIETIKKEIIPLTAPAPLPQFHIMTASKSGKLLSGIIIALSGRNAYYMYAGSATEQRELMPNYGLQWEAIRFARSKGCTRYDLMGIPPNGDVSNPMGGLYLFKTGFGGEKVRFAGAWDYPYDEDRYAYFRLEEQMH; this is translated from the coding sequence TTTGGGGAACATTTAAAAAATTCACCGGACAGGAAGCGCGATTTTTTTCGGCGACGTTTACGGATGACGCTTTTTCATCCGCGTACACTTTTCCGTTTATGGTGCTCTTTCGCCCGCGTCACGACGGCAGTTCCTACGCATACGCGCCGAAAGCTCCGTCGCTTGCGCTGCCGGCGGAACAACGCGGTACGCTTCTCGAAGAGCTCGCGCTCGCCCTCCGTCCCCATGTTCCCGAAAACTGCATTTGCGTGCGCTACGATTTGGCGTGGCGGAGCCAATACGGCGGAGAAGAGATCGTCAGACCTGAGACGGCACAGCTTGCGCTCAACTGGGGTACGAAAACGCATAAGCTGCGGAAAGCGGCGGGAAATCACCTTGCGCCCGATACGGTTATTATCAATTTATCGCTTACGCCTGAACAGATTCTTTCGCGCATGAGGGCGACGACGCGAAACTGCATACGCCGTTCATACCGGAGCGAAATCGATTTTGCCGTCGGCGGCATCGATATGCTGCACGATTGGTATGCGCTGTATAAAGAGACGGCGAAGCGAAAAGGTTTTTATTACGAAAGCGAAGAGTATTTCAATGTCTTATTTTCGCACAAGCGCATTCAGGAAAACACCTTTCACGAACCGCCGCCGCGCAAAAAAATCGAAACAATAAAAAAAGAAATCATCCCGCTCACCGCCCCCGCTCCGCTTCCGCAGTTCCATATTATGACCGCTTCGAAAAGCGGAAAACTGCTTTCGGGAATCATCATCGCGCTATCGGGGCGCAATGCGTATTATATGTATGCCGGCTCCGCGACGGAGCAGCGCGAGCTCATGCCGAACTACGGACTCCAATGGGAAGCGATACGTTTTGCACGGAGCAAAGGCTGTACGCGCTACGATCTCATGGGCATTCCGCCGAACGGCGATGTGTCGAATCCGATGGGGGGTCTCTATCTTTTTAAAACGGGATTCGGCGGCGAAAAAGTGCGTTTTGCCGGCGCGTGGGATTATCCGTACGATGAAGATCGGTACGCGTATTTCAGGCTCGAAGAGCAGATGCATTGA